The Corticium candelabrum chromosome 18, ooCorCand1.1, whole genome shotgun sequence genome includes a region encoding these proteins:
- the LOC134194048 gene encoding monocarboxylate transporter 13-like has protein sequence MVIVMSGRENNCSAFRQLLQPVEKHDGVWAWIVCFASFGLFFCGGGVMFTFGVLYVGLLNYFANDSNADLDVALNFSNNLSTRAPVPSALSGELAWVGSVSLMVSGVFAPLASTLMVKIGVRPMIFISAILLTAGQLLTSTTTKIWHPFLTYTILSGTSIAIVYAVCWGVLPLYFQKKRSLACGVTNCGKYLGMAVVGPMSRMAMKDYGWRTSLQLFSILGLVMIICGVIYRPPMVTSKTNNQREKLRIAEILLKSLKLHRNLLFTFWAIVIVLIYSAFFVPTYHIVRHTEKNLKHGPEKSGTLLTVLAVSAAGSTVTVGLIADHLTIQYKVLLLQLLLLLGGISTMLLPFYHTFALAAVYMAAYGVAMGFTTLISVITVAIVGEEQSMLAIGMITLYTSSSIIGPPIAGWMYDSSGNYNDGFLVFGLVLVIAALLLSLYKVVRRMQVISTKQGKSTLSVIQRLEKHNYLDATTIVISKETSV, from the exons ATGGTTATAGTAATGAGCGGACGGGAGAACAACTGTAGCGCTTTCCGTCAACTACTCCAACCTGTTGAGAAACATGATGGAGTGTGGGCTTGGATAGTTTGTTTTGCCAGCTTTGGGCTCTTCTTCTGCGGAGGTGGAGTCATGTTTACGTTCGGAGTGCTTTACGTCGGTCTCTTGAACTACTTTGCTAATGACTCGAATGCAGATCTtgacgtagcgctcaacttcagcAACAATCTCTCAACACGTGCACCGGTACCTAGTGCCCTCAGTGGAGAGCTGG CTTGGGTAGGATCAGTAAGTCTAATGGTGAGTGGTGTATTTGCACCGTTGGCTAGCACTCTCATGGTCAAGATTGGAGTTAGACCAATGATATTCATTTCGGCCATACTACTGACAGCTGGGCAATTATTGACATCGACTACGACAAAAATATGGCATCCATTTCTAACATACACCATTCTCAGTGGCACCAGTATCGCTATTGTTTATGCCGTCTGTTGGGGTGTGCTGCCTCTTTACTTCCAAAAGAAACGATCACTAGCCTGTGGAGTCACCAACTGTGGAAAATACCTTGGAATGGCAGTAGTGGGTCCAATGAGTCGTATGGCCATGAAAGACTATGGATGGAGAACAAGTCTTCAATTGTTCAGCATTCTAGGATTAGTTATGATCATTTGTGGAGTGATCTACCGACCTCCAATGGTgacatcaaagacaaacaaccaacGAGAAAAATTACGAATTGCAGAGATACTTTTGAAATCTTTAAAGCTCCATAGAAACCTTCTGTTTACATTCTGGGCAATAGTGATAGTTCTAATTTACAGTGCCTTTTTTGTTCCAACATATCACATT GTACGTCATACTGAAAAAAATTTGAAACATGGTCCGGAAAAGTCTGGTACATTGCTTACAGTGTTGGCCGTGTCTGCTGCTGGAAGTACAGTAACAGTTGGTCTAATAGCTGACCACCTCACTATACAATACAAGGTCTTGTTGCTACAATTGTTATTGCTGCTTGGTGGAATATCTACTATGCTACTTCCTTTCTACCACACATTCGCACTTGCAGCAGTTTATATGGCAGCATATGGGGTGGCAATGGGATTCACAACCCTCATATCAGTGATTACAGTAGCTATAGTAGGTGAAGAACAAAGCATGCTTGCCATCGGTATGATCACTCTATATACAAGCTCATCAATCATTGGCCCACCAATTGCAG GCTGGATGTATGACAGTAGTGGCAACTACAACGATGGCTTCCTTGTATTTGGACTTGTACTCGTGATAGCTGCTCTCCTTCTTAGTCTATATAAAGTAGTCAGAAGAATGCAGGTGATATCGACAAAGCAAGGGAAAAGCACACTGTCTGTCATACAACGTCTCGAGAAACATAACTACCTTGATGCTACCACTATAGTAATATCCAAAGAAACAAGTGTATAA
- the LOC134193705 gene encoding pyridine nucleotide-disulfide oxidoreductase domain-containing protein 1-like gives MDECKYLVVGGGIAGVTCAEQLSQMSPDSSITLLSASDVIKSVANLKYVTRVLTDFDVEEQSASVLAVSCPNVKVVLSKLVGLDPTAHTAVASDGQVFKYGKLCLCMGGSPKLFGESNEYCLTIRDTDSVKEFQRKLSTARRVVLVGNGGIATELAYEISNCDVIWVIKDKFISRTFIDAGAAEFFLPLLTSRDIDRREPGPVKRMKYTVTEYTDYEQKNAAHRGPPPMVMIATRQGVMSSRSAAYSASGSGEVRKDGVQGGALGPDWTSELAMAGSVKECFRHVTVEYESEVSQLFNCQDFKASKLFELYPLDHNDRYNSVHDWHVYVKLTTGKVIGCDFVVSATGTSPNTPCLSTIAPFEVCEEKGLYVDHQMRTNINDVYAAGDICTPRWEWAAHWFQMRLWSQARQMGAYAAKCMMMNDSGDESPMDFCFELFAHITNFFGFKVVLLGKYNAQGLGNDYELLLRCTPGQEYVKVVLQDGRMQGAILIGEADLEETFENLILNQMDLSRYGESLLDPNIDIEDYFD, from the exons ATGGATGAGTGCAAGTATCTTGTCGTTGGAGGAGGCATTGCTGGTGTCACATGTGCTGAGCAG TTATCTCAAATGTCACCcgactctagcattacattaTTGTCTGCTTCTGATGTCATCAAGTCGGTAGCAAACTTGAAATAC GTTACTCGTGTTCTGACTGACTTTGATGTGGAAGAACAGTCGGCATCAGTGCTTGCTGTGAGTTGCCCCAATGTCAAAGTAGTCTTGTCAAAGCTGGTTGGTCTAGATCCCACTGCTCAT acTGCAGTGGCTAGTGATGGTCAGGTGTTTAAATATGGTAAATTGTGTTTATGTATGGGTGGAAGTCCAAAG CTGTTTGGCGAAAGCAATGAATATTGTCTGACTATTCGTGACACGGACAGTGTTAAG GAATTTCAAAGGAAATTGAGTACAGCCAGGAGGGTAGTGTTGGTTGGGAATGGAGGAATTGCAACAGAGTTAGC ATACGAAATCAGTAACTGTGACGTAATTTGGGTTATTAAGGACAAGTTTATTAGTCGTACATTTATTGATGCCGGAGCTGCAGAATTCTTTTTGCCTCTCCTCACAAGTAGAGACATTGATAGAAGAGAACCAGGACCTGTAAAACGAATGAAGTATACAGTAACAGAATATACTGATTATGAACAGAAGAATGCAGCTCATAGAGGTCCTCCGCCAATGGTAATGATTGCCACTCGTCAAGGAGTGATGTCAAGTCGATCAGCTGCTTATTCTGCAAGTGGATCGGGAGAAGTTAGAAAGGATGGAGTTCAAGGAGGAGCATTGGGACCTGATTGGACTAGCGAATTGGCAATGGCTGGTTCTGTAAAGGAG TGTTTTAGGCATGTAACAGTAGAGTATGAGAGCGAGGTGTCTCAGTTATTCAATTGTCAAGATTTTAAAGCGTCAAAGTTATTTGAGTTGTATCCTTTGGATCATAATGACAGATACAACTCTGTACATG ATTGGCATGTGTATGTGAAGCTAACAACTGGCAAAGTCATTGGCTGTGACTTTGTTGTGTCTGCTACTGGCACATCCCCTAATACTCCATGCTTATCAACAATTGCTCCA TTTGAGGTGTGTGAAGAGAAGGGGTTGTATGTGGACCATCAAATGAGGACAAACATAAATGATGTATATGCAGCGGGGGATATTTGCACGCCACGTTGGGAGTGGGCTGCTCATTGGTTTCAA ATGCGATTATGGAGCCAAGCTCGGCAGATGGGAGCCTATGCAGCCAAGTGTATGATGATGAATGATT CTGGTGATGAAAGCCCGATGGACTTCTGTTTTGAACTGTTTGCTCATATTACAAATTTTTTTGGATTCAAG GTTGTACTGTTGGGTAAATACAATGCACAAGGCTTAGGGAATGACTATGAACTTCTTCTCAGATGCACTCCAG GGCAAGAATATGTTAAAGTTGTATTACAAGATGGTCGCATGCAAGGTGCAATTTTAATTGGAGAGGCAGACTTAGAG GAAACATTTGAGAATTTGATATTGAATCAGATGGATTTGAGCAGATACGGAGAGTCTTTGCTTGATCCAAACATTGATATTGAAGATTATTTTGACTGA
- the LOC134194027 gene encoding uncharacterized protein LOC134194027, with protein MAEETVSQKSLSCETCGKVFKVSRNLRVHMRIHSGEKPFVCETCGKAFNQVCSLKRHTRIHTGDRPYTCTTCGKSFKESGKLKLHNMIHTGEKPRVCEKCGTRFTTGGDLRKHMMIHTGEKPFGCSACGKTFNRKSDMKRHKTVHLGRNAEKYRRRLKRKEISEFDDVSFSYVICVPPLNGASNEGVGTRRDFTFCDRVNVIATSDVVVEDEIRCCGVDMFHGRYGSCPITLYVISKPITSVDFQHFVHPNIVTTYGLAMLHDHRFALVLDNIAMNLEQLLVEFNDKLTLREQVDLSLGCASAIDYLHCQIGISHGLLTCRNVFVTNCFTAKVADPVAVRLMAGYDATPTVTMENDLVQLGSVLLKLFGVVTKTELNNASSSDGLQTACSLYGIMEYLVKEDRTVLPSSKDVVTVLDSMRQTDQYKLCPAKRAVGVSNRDTTRLDVNIVVN; from the exons aTGGCGGAGGAAACAGTTTCACAGAAGTCGCTGTCTTGCGAGACTTGTGGCAAGGTGTTCAAGGTGTCGAGGAATTTGCGCGTTCACATGAGAATCCACAGCGGTGAGAAGCCGTTTGTGTGCGAGACATGCGGCAAGGCATTCAATCAAGTCTGCAGTCTCAAGCGACACACAAGAATACACACGGGCGACCGTCCGTATACGTGCACGACATGTGGCAAGTCGTTCAAAGAGTCTGGAAAGCTCAAACTGCACAACATGATCCACACGGGCGAGAAACCACGTGTGTGTGAGAAGTGTGGGACGAGGTTCACGACTGGAGGCGATCTCCGCAAACATATGATGATACACACAGGCGAGAAACCGTTCGGCTGTTCTGCATGTGGGAAAACGTTCAATAGGAAGAGTGATATGAAGAGACACAAGACAGTCCATTTGGGTCGGAATGCTGAGAAATATCGAAGGAGACTGAAGAGGAAGGAGATTTCTGAGTTTGATGATGTCTCGTTTTCCTATGTTATTTGTGTTCCACCGTTGAATGGAGCTTCTAATGAGGGAGTTGGAACGAGGAGAGACTTTACGTTCTGTGATCGAGTCAATGTGATTGCGACttctgatgttgttgtggAGGATGAGATTCGTTGTTGTGGTGTTG ACATGTTCCATGGTCGGTATGGTTCGTGTCCCATAACTCTGTACGTCATCTCGAAACCCATCACATCCGTCGACTTCCAACACTTTGTTCATCCCAACATTGTCACGACATACGGTTTGGCCATGCTTCATGACCACAGATTTGCTCTGGTACTGGATAACATAGCAATGAACTTAGAGCAACTGCTCGTTGAGTTCAATGATAAACTCACTCTTCGTGAACAAGTGGATTTATCTCTCGGCTGTGCGTCTGCTATTGACTATCTTCATTGCCAAATCGGAATCAGCCATGGTTTATTGACATGTAGGAACGTATTTGTTACGAATTGCTTTACTGCGAAGGTAGCTGATCCTGTCGCTGTCAGATTGATGGCTGGATACGATGCCACGCCTACTGTCACCATGGAGAATGACTTAGTTCAACTCGGTAGTGTTCTTCTCAAATTGTTTGGTGTCGTAACGAAAACTGAATTGAACAATGCATCTTCATCGGATGGATTACAAACGGCTTGTTCATTGTATGGCATTATGGAGTATCTAGTGAAAGAGGACCGGACTGTTTTGCCGTCGTCCAAGGATGTGGTGACCGTATTGGATTCTATGAGACAAACCGATCAATACAAGCTGTGTCCAGCAAAGCGTGCCGTTGGTGTCTCAAATCGAGACACGACAAGATTGGATGTGAAtattgtagttaattaa
- the LOC134194026 gene encoding uncharacterized protein LOC134194026 isoform X1: protein MASDLERFEEDGEWQIQEPLWDGNDSSDYDIDSPLFRDTHQQDSSPQPLQLRIPSWIAPARAAAAAASACVYLATESSDEDQSSDDDLDIVKEIEFIGHSNEDHDSHRRKRLRRSDCDYQDQVQPKQRDRKNDHVETSSKRYVDSSSEFSDDEFDALPPFELHTSWKQDNKKLCAEKKHANTSCKTKRKKEVWNAKDSEAICVCKSKVHRKHCPKRAKVANSCVKTKLASSSHTSACSQSSGPLAGKVMITSVGKHYHAANSLQIKPTVSQQMNGLYSCGVRQISGSCATVPLSSVSTVSQDSRRKRELGSSVMSKLVTVPNSVYTDVEMRQQLLLVGPQYGVNASFLSSSRSEPKLVISGDAVSINEAVTAAYEKIISLQSKLINQSEVPVIWPVEWEGSFDAASKKAILHTVIPGSQEYTNVLCRCMETIPEIQLMKLERIQNPWLWKQYALHRTRMSEKGNQALNELDLFHGPRRVNPKLIYDSEEGFDMRFSSLGAWGIGCYFAVNASYSAGYAHHTHKGLFQMFLAKVLTGDSVLSPQNQDLRMPPVKKGQTRYDTVTGISGDSQIFVTYKNDKAYPFYLITFCINPQ, encoded by the exons ATGGCGAGTGATCTGGAACGTTTTGAAGAGGATGGTGAATGGCAGATACAAGAACCACTTTGGGATGGAAACGATTCCTCGGACTACGATATCGATTCTCCTTTGTTCAGGGACACACACCAGCAAGATTCTTCACCACAACCACTACAACTACGTATACCTAGTTGGATAGCACCAGcaagagcagcagcagcagcagcaagtgCTTGTGTATATTTAGCAACCGAATCGTCAGACGAAGATCAGAGCAGCGATGACGATTTGGACATTGTTAAAGAAATAGAATTTATTGGTCATTCCAATGAGGACCATGATAGTCACCGCAGGAAGAGACTGCGCAGGAGTGATTGTGATTACCAAGATCAAGTACAGCCAAAACAGAGAGATAGAAAGAATGACCATGTAGAGACAAGTAGTAAACGTTACGTTGACTCTTCTAGTGAGTTTTCAGATGACGAGTTTGATGCATTACCTCCATTTGAGCTGCACACATCATGgaaacaagacaacaagaaATTGTGTGCTGAAAAGAAGCATGCAAATACAAGTTGtaagacaaagagaaagaaggAAGTTTGGAATGCGAAGGACAGTGAAGCTATTTGTGTCTGCAAGTCAAAGGTGCATAGAAAACATTGCCCCAAGCGAGCGAAGGTAGCTAACTCTTGTGTAAAGACCAAGTTGGCTTCATCGTCTCATACTTCTGCGTGCAGCCAGTCTAGTGGTCCTCTTGCTGGTAAAGTGATGATTACGTCCGTAGGAAAACACTACCATGCTGCTAACAGTTTGCAAATAAAACCAACTGTGAGCCAGCAAATGAATGGTTTATATTCCTGTGGAGTCAGACAAATTTCCGGTAGTTGTGCCACTGTGCCGTTAAGCTCTGTTTCTACTGTTAGTCAAGATAGTCGTCGTAAAAGAGAACTTGGGAGCAGTGTAATGTCAAAACTTGTTACTGTGCCTAATTCGGTGTATACTGATGTGGAAATGAGACAgcagttgttgttggttgGTCCTCAGTATGGTGTCAATGCATCGTTTTTATCTTCTTCTCGAAGTGAGCCGAAATTAGTGATCTCGGGAGATGCTGTGAGCATCAATGAAGCAGTCACTGCAGCTTAT GAGAAGATTATCAGTCTGCAAAGTAAGTTAATCAACCAATCCGAAGTACCTGTGATATGGCCAGTTGAATGGGAAGGTAGCTTTGATGCTGCCAGCAAGAAAGCCATTCTCCATACGGTCATCCCTGGCTCCCAGGAATATACCAATGTCCTCTGCAGATGCATGGAAACTATACCAGAG ATTCAACTGATGAAACTGGAGAGGATACAGAATCCTTGGCTGTGGAAGCAGTATGCTCTACATCGCACACGGATGTCGGAAAAAGGCAACCAAGCACTCAATGAATTGGACCTTTTCCATGGACCACGCAGGGTCAATCCAAAGTTGATCTATGACAGTGAAGAAGGCTTTGACATGCGTTTCTCGTCACTCGGTGCTTGGGGCATCGGTTGCTACTTTGCCGTCAATGCCAGCTATTCTGCAGGTTATGCACATCATACACACAAGGGCTTGTTCCAGATGTTTCTAGCTAAGGTACTCACAGGTGACAGTGTTCTCAGCCCGCAGAATCAAGACTTACGGATGCCACCAGTGAAAAAAGGACAGACTCGGTATGACACAGTAACAGGAATTTCAGGAGACAGCCAGATATTTGTTACATATAAAAATGACAAGGCATATCCATTTTATCTAATCACATTCTGTATCAATCCACAGTAG
- the LOC134194026 gene encoding uncharacterized protein LOC134194026 isoform X2 has product MASDLERFEEDGEWQIQEPLWDGNDSSDYDIDSPLFRDTHQQDSSPQPLQLRIPSWIAPARAAAAAASACVYLATESSDEDQSSDDDLDIVKEIEFIGHSNEDHDSHRRKRLRRSDCDYQDQVQPKQRDRKNDHVETSSKRYVDSSSEFSDDEFDALPPFELHTSWKQDNKKLCAEKKHANTSCKTKRKKEVWNAKDSEAICVCKSKVHRKHCPKRAKVANSCVKTKLASSSHTSACSQSSGPLAGKVMITSVGKHYHAANSLQIKPTVSQQMNGLYSCGVRQISGSCATVPLSSVSTVSQDSRRKRELGSSVMSKLVTVPNSVYTDVEMRQQLLLVGPQYGVNASFLSSSRSEPKLVISGDAVSINEAVTAAYEKIISLQSKLINQSEVPVIWPVEWEGSFDAASKKAILHTVIPGSQEYTNVLCRCMETIPEIQLMKLERIQNPWLWKQYALHRTRMSEKGNQALNELDLFHGPRRVNPKLIYDSEEGFDMRFSSLGAWGIGCYFAVNASYSAGDSVLSPQNQDLRMPPVKKGQTRYDTVTGISGDSQIFVTYKNDKAYPFYLITFCINPQ; this is encoded by the exons ATGGCGAGTGATCTGGAACGTTTTGAAGAGGATGGTGAATGGCAGATACAAGAACCACTTTGGGATGGAAACGATTCCTCGGACTACGATATCGATTCTCCTTTGTTCAGGGACACACACCAGCAAGATTCTTCACCACAACCACTACAACTACGTATACCTAGTTGGATAGCACCAGcaagagcagcagcagcagcagcaagtgCTTGTGTATATTTAGCAACCGAATCGTCAGACGAAGATCAGAGCAGCGATGACGATTTGGACATTGTTAAAGAAATAGAATTTATTGGTCATTCCAATGAGGACCATGATAGTCACCGCAGGAAGAGACTGCGCAGGAGTGATTGTGATTACCAAGATCAAGTACAGCCAAAACAGAGAGATAGAAAGAATGACCATGTAGAGACAAGTAGTAAACGTTACGTTGACTCTTCTAGTGAGTTTTCAGATGACGAGTTTGATGCATTACCTCCATTTGAGCTGCACACATCATGgaaacaagacaacaagaaATTGTGTGCTGAAAAGAAGCATGCAAATACAAGTTGtaagacaaagagaaagaaggAAGTTTGGAATGCGAAGGACAGTGAAGCTATTTGTGTCTGCAAGTCAAAGGTGCATAGAAAACATTGCCCCAAGCGAGCGAAGGTAGCTAACTCTTGTGTAAAGACCAAGTTGGCTTCATCGTCTCATACTTCTGCGTGCAGCCAGTCTAGTGGTCCTCTTGCTGGTAAAGTGATGATTACGTCCGTAGGAAAACACTACCATGCTGCTAACAGTTTGCAAATAAAACCAACTGTGAGCCAGCAAATGAATGGTTTATATTCCTGTGGAGTCAGACAAATTTCCGGTAGTTGTGCCACTGTGCCGTTAAGCTCTGTTTCTACTGTTAGTCAAGATAGTCGTCGTAAAAGAGAACTTGGGAGCAGTGTAATGTCAAAACTTGTTACTGTGCCTAATTCGGTGTATACTGATGTGGAAATGAGACAgcagttgttgttggttgGTCCTCAGTATGGTGTCAATGCATCGTTTTTATCTTCTTCTCGAAGTGAGCCGAAATTAGTGATCTCGGGAGATGCTGTGAGCATCAATGAAGCAGTCACTGCAGCTTAT GAGAAGATTATCAGTCTGCAAAGTAAGTTAATCAACCAATCCGAAGTACCTGTGATATGGCCAGTTGAATGGGAAGGTAGCTTTGATGCTGCCAGCAAGAAAGCCATTCTCCATACGGTCATCCCTGGCTCCCAGGAATATACCAATGTCCTCTGCAGATGCATGGAAACTATACCAGAG ATTCAACTGATGAAACTGGAGAGGATACAGAATCCTTGGCTGTGGAAGCAGTATGCTCTACATCGCACACGGATGTCGGAAAAAGGCAACCAAGCACTCAATGAATTGGACCTTTTCCATGGACCACGCAGGGTCAATCCAAAGTTGATCTATGACAGTGAAGAAGGCTTTGACATGCGTTTCTCGTCACTCGGTGCTTGGGGCATCGGTTGCTACTTTGCCGTCAATGCCAGCTATTCTGCAG GTGACAGTGTTCTCAGCCCGCAGAATCAAGACTTACGGATGCCACCAGTGAAAAAAGGACAGACTCGGTATGACACAGTAACAGGAATTTCAGGAGACAGCCAGATATTTGTTACATATAAAAATGACAAGGCATATCCATTTTATCTAATCACATTCTGTATCAATCCACAGTAG